The following are encoded together in the Vidua macroura isolate BioBank_ID:100142 chromosome 6, ASM2450914v1, whole genome shotgun sequence genome:
- the LOC128808352 gene encoding carbohydrate sulfotransferase 9-like, translating into MNQKVLVFLLPNFVFGIFLFGFFCRRQKNLTDAFPNPTENWLAIQNGRKNTLASVCLKNNLNKPRSKLDSHVANQLFVEHKHKFIYCEVPKVGCSNWKRTIFLLQSDLNAEASEIEHDNIHHTSLIKRLVSYPPALQKEFLSNYTKVMFTRHPLERLVSAYRDKLLHSEPFYSTTIANEIRAMFRKNKNSPEKVSFQEFVNFIIAKPPHTLDIHWKPMFLLCDPCNIHYDIVGKYESLGLDSEHVLKVIGAPESLQYPSLKRYGSEKRTDGDITLEYLRQLTSEQIEKIKKLYEMDFFLFNYTMKYEDYFSLND; encoded by the exons ATGAACCAGAAGGTGTTAGTTttccttctcccaaattttgtatttgggatatttctttttgggtttttctgtagGAGACAAAAAAACCTAACAG ATGCTTTTCCCAATCCTACTGAAAATTGGCTGGCAATTCAAAACGGTCGGAAAAACACACTGGCTTCTGTCTGCCTGAAGAATAACCTTAATAAACCAAGAAGCAAATTGGATTCTCATGTTGCAAACCAGCTCTTTGTGGAGCACAAGCATAAATTTATCTACTGTGAGGTGCCTAAGGTAGGCTGCTCCAACTGGAAGAgaactatttttcttcttcaatcAGACTTGAATGCAGAAGCTTCTGAAATTGAGCATGACAACATCCACCATACCTCACTAATCAAAAGGTTGGTGTCTTACCCTCCTGCTTTACAAAAGGAATTTCTAAGCAATTACACCAAAGTGATGTTCACCAGACATCCCTTGGAACGGCTGGTTTCAGCTTACAGAGACAAACTCCTGCACTCTGAACCATTCTACAGTACCACTATTGCTAATGAGATTAGGGCAatgttcaggaaaaataaaaattctcctGAAAAAGTGAGTTTCCAGGAGTTTGTCAACTTCATTATAGCAAAACCACCACATACTCTTGACATTCACTGGAAACCAATGTTTCTGCTCTGCGATCCTTGCAACATTCACTATGATATTGTGGGTAAGTATGAAAGTCTTGGGTTGGACTCCGAGCATGTTCTGAAGGTCATTGGTGCACCAGAGAGCCTGCAATACCCCAGCTTGAAGCGGTACGGCTCAGAGAAACGAACTGATGGTGATATCACCTTAGAGTACCTCAGGCAACTGACCTCAGAACAAATTGAGAAGATTAAAAAATTGTAcgaaatggatttttttttgttcaactACACTATGAAATATGAGGATTATTTTTCCCTGAATGACTAA